AATCTGTCTATTTGTTTGCTCTCGTTCCTGCAGaacttctttacattttcagtgaCCTCATATTTCCTTGTCTTGAATTAAAGTGTCTTAACCCGTAAAAGAGAAACGTATAAAACTGAGATTATAAGGCTTCTTAATTTTGATTTTGCATTTTTGATaaacgttaaaaaaagaaaaaagtaatgaTTTGATCGTTCCTCCCGATGTGGACGCATCTTTTCATCACAGCTGAAGTTATTCAGACGGATCCGGCATTAACTTTATTTGATGATCTCCCTCTGGAGGATTTTTGGAATTCCCTCGATCGGGTCGTAAACCATCCCGAACGCGACACCCGATCCCCGAGTGTCCCAGATTAGTTCAGTCGACGTCGCTTCTCTTCAGCTGTGGCCTCTGATCACGTTACGCCGCAAATATTTCCTTCCCCCGTTGATCTCCACCAGAACATGCTGATCTCAGAGAACCTCGCACCCACTGACATCCTGATCTGGACAAGTACGGTGTTCAGCAGAGGTCAAAAATACCCTGAaatgtttctcctctcctgATGTGTGTCTCCTTTCAGGTTGTGAACCGCAAAAACCCCAAAGATGTCTGAGTAAGTCTGAGCCGCCTCATGAAGTCTACCAGGATCAGACCCCAGCAGACACATCGTCTTTAATTCACACAATCTATGCTTTTATTTCTATTCAATAGATGGAAAGAATGATTTCAGGGTCACATTATTTTAACTCTTCATGTAGAAAATCATCCTGAAGTCAAAGCAGAATCTTCTTTTATGCTGTCAcaactttctctgtttttatatttatcacattttatgaGAGAGTTTATAAGTAAATATGAAATTTATTTTAGATGATCTTTGATTCATTAATACATCTTGACCTTTAAAAACTTTCCtcccaaacagaaaaaaaatgacttccaGCCGCAGGCATCACCTCAAGGTAAACGCAGCACGCTTTAGAGAGACATTTATTAATTAATCTGAGGGTTTACATGGacataaaaagctttttaaacattggttTCATCCTAAAAGCTGCTCTTTATATAACCTAATGTGAACCAATCCTATGAAAAGAGCAACGTTTAAATGATAAGAGCACGTCCAGGAGGATAACTGGCTCCTAAAGAAGGTATTAATCACCGTACCAGCAGTGGTGTAGGGCTGCCTGAAGAAGTGGGATACTCTTTTTTCACTAACAATGATTATGATGGAAGAGGATGTTGTCAGTCGGCCGGTCTGGGAGGACAGACTGGCTGCAGGGCGGAGGGAGACTCAGGATGAGGGGCGTAAATCTGCCCGAGCTGATCACTACCCAGACCTAGAGTTCCTAGAGTTCCTAGAGTTAGACGAAggagatgaagggatgaggaaggagggtgaatggatgagaggaagggaaggaagggagggcGGGTCGTCTAAGAACTGAGACAAACAGGTTGGAGTGGGATGGCTCGGTGTAAGGAGGCTCGTCAGATGATTGTAGTCCTGCTCCTGAAACTAAGTTATTATATGTACTTCATTTGTTAAGAGTCCATCGAGCAGATGATAATCGTCCTCTGTTAACGAGGACGTGTAGgaagcaggggcgtgtccagaggggtggcatgggcccccttagaaatctgattggccaccccaaaaaaatcctaaactgtcattggctatttgccctgtcagaggcgggacttctgTTAAAACCAACTATTATGTATTTTTTCATAGAAGGAtgcttgttgttttcttaacaTATCAAAtgagcatttttattttgttaacttTCAACTTTAAACACTTTGAGAAAATGACTTAAGTTTTTCCAACATGACGTTTTCCCCCCGATGTGTTTGTCCCGCAGAGCCTGATCCTGCAGATTGCTCAGACCTGGCTCGTACAGGAGACCAAGGACCTGGTGGTGTCCAAGGAGAACTACATGGCCGAACACTGTCCCGGCGCAGACCTCGCTGGAGACCAGGCCGCCCTCATGGTGAGAGAGGAGTGAAAACGCTCTCAGTGAGGAAGTCCATTTTATGACACTCAACCACATAGTTCAATGCAAAAAACATGTTCCCTGTCTCTTGGGATTATTGAAAGGCACTCTAGGAAATGTAGGCTGTAACAGGTTCTTGTTAACTCCCTGCATGACAAACTGAAACTtgtctgtggtaaccatggagacaaaaaaaagtagtaaaagTCCAGGAGGGTGTTCAGGTGTCTGCTCGGCGACAGGTTGATTTCAGTCACATGACCGGCGCCTGTAGTCCTGGAGGGAAATAAGAGTTTAAGAAAGTAGCGACCGCCATTGTATGCTTTGTGGAGCTCCAGCACAGGCTTCTTCAAAACGACACCCCGAGATATGACGATAAACTGCTCGTTTTTTGGGCACTTTTGACCCTAACAAGCTCATCCATAACAGTCGTCCCTGTTGctcatcacattttcatttaatcaCACTTTAAAGATTAGAAATATGTTACGCTACCTGGACAGAATTCATGTTAAAAACTTAACTGCAgtctttgattgatttgatttcaggTTCGATGAATCAGTGTAGATGTGTGACTCATCAAACTGCATTCTTGGTTGTGTATTAAACAGCagactttctgtgtgtttgtcttcaggaGACCTGCAAGAAGCTTTCAGCCCTCATTGACCAGATTGATGAGGAAAGGTACGACATCGAGGCCAAGGTGCAGAAGGCCGATAAAGAGGTAAACGCCCTCTTACAGAGCTGAACCTAgatgagcttttaaaaaaaaaatcaggacagGAAACTTAAAATTTTCTCTTCTGGCAGATTGAAGACCTGAAGATCAAGGTGGTCGACCTGGCCGGTGTGAAGAAACCCGCCCTGAAGAAGGTGCGCATGTCCGCTGACACCATGCTGAAGGCTCTGCTGGGCTCCAAACACACAGTCAACATGGACCTGAGGGCCAACCTGAAGCAGGTCAAGAAGGAGGTCAAAGAGGAGGTGAGTCCCACACATTCTTACTCTATCTTTCAGCTCAGTTTCCGGTTTCCTGACGTGAAGTTAAATCGACTCGTCCGAGATGTGACTGAAAATGTGTCACACTCTCACATCGCAGATATTTAAGATGGATTGTCTTGATAACTGAATGATGAAATGTATTCCGTTTTATATTCAGCTTGACAAGATATTTCCTCTAGAATTCACTCAACTTTGCAGGATTTGTACATTTGCGTACAACTTACATGAGTTTTACAGTGTTCAGATTTAGTAGAAGATACACAGCAAAAAACTCGAATCTTTGCAAGTGTATTTTCTCAAGTTTTTCATAAATTActcttaaaattaaaataagccACATTCAACCTGACAAGTTCAGAGAAACTCAATCTGAAGATATAACCACCATGAGTAAGGCCTGAATTGCACGCTTAACAGCTTCCAGTGCAGAAAGCAAAATGTATCCGCTAAGGGTCTTGAAATGGGATCAATTAAGGGAGCTATTTTTACTCGTTACAAGCATTTCcagctttatttttcacttaTAATAACTCTAGATTAGACGTTTACCTGGACTTGTCAGATGAATGTGGCTTATGTTAAAGGCGCAGTATGTAAATtcaaccaccagggggctctcaatcaaaacaataacaaaaagatgacgttgaggctagCGGGCAATCATGGGAGTGCTACTCCCACctctgatgaaaacaaactctgagttgacTGTAGTCATGACAACCgtgtgaaaccgacctgaggaagtgaatgtgtttacagacgagctaatgtatcagagtataatttacatgaagtttttatcacagcagcacatacagcaacagtacggcagctttcaggagcagctcGCGCTTCCTTATGAGgcagtctttgacgtaacatctggtgtttccatggcaacgataaacatgtcgtgtctgtcatggcggccgctACGACAAGACACGACTCTAaaatgcactctctctctctcacgttCATATGtctaactttgtgtttgtttgtctcgcCTGCAGCCTACAGAAGCGGTCGGGGACTGGCGTAAGAACATCGAGGATAAAGCTGACAGGAAGAAGATGTTCGAGACCTCCTAAACGCATCGCTGCCGTTTGCCTTTCTGTTTGTATGAACTCCACTACGTGTCTTACTATGTGTCAGTTTGAAGCGGGACGGTCTGAGGGGCGTGTCCGAGAGGAGCCGCTCTGTTTGAGgatttcctttcttcttctttttagtgTTCTacgttgttttgttttggagggagagggggaggagtgtGGAGAGTTTCTGCAGGTTCACACACAGGACGCACAACAACAAGTCTTAAAACTCCACACAGGGAGGAAAACATTCACACCCAAACTGAATCATCATGTTGAACAGAAACAATAAAGTCTATGTGGAAGAAAACGAGTCCAGAGGTGTcttctgtgtctttatttttctcatgaATGTCCATAAAGTTGCAGCCATACTGTCACACATTATTCattgtttacaaagtgctttgatgGAGGAAGCAAAGGTAGGATGTCAAGACAGCAACAGAGAGAAGTCTGCAAAAATGATATAAAT
This genomic interval from Labrus mixtus chromosome 4, fLabMix1.1, whole genome shotgun sequence contains the following:
- the LOC132973568 gene encoding troponin I, fast skeletal muscle-like; the encoded protein is MSEKKMTSSRRHHLKSLILQIAQTWLVQETKDLVVSKENYMAEHCPGADLAGDQAALMETCKKLSALIDQIDEERYDIEAKVQKADKEIEDLKIKVVDLAGVKKPALKKVRMSADTMLKALLGSKHTVNMDLRANLKQVKKEVKEEPTEAVGDWRKNIEDKADRKKMFETS